Within the Vigna angularis cultivar LongXiaoDou No.4 chromosome 10, ASM1680809v1, whole genome shotgun sequence genome, the region GTGTCATACACGTATAACACACCATCAATAATATGGAATTGAggttatataataatttaaagcCCATTACTCATACAACAAAACACATATTATATCTCATAATCGTTTCAAGACGCAATATAAAACCAAATTGTACCAAAAACAAAGATACGTGAATGGAGGAGAATGACATAACATATCCaacaaattagaaaatataaattattatagcATCACACAACAAATGAAAGaagataaatttagaaaaaacaaattatatcaGAGCGCACACACCCAAGAGGATGAAATTGTGAACCGTCTGCAGTGGCTTGCCTTGGTACCAAGAATTAGGGGTGGGCAAAGTGCACTATACTGCACTGtactataaaaatttatagttaactataaaatagtttagGTAACCAAAAAGTAGTTTAGAtgaactgaactgaactattttttagttcactTATAGTGCAGTGCAGTTTAGTGAACTAATTTTTAGTTTACTATAGTACACTTCAGTGAACTACATGATAACATGTGGTTTAATATCATGTACAAGCTTAAACCCACAACTACAATAGGTCATGCTTTCTTGGTAACAGTTTTTCTCATCCAACCAGTTTCACAGACATATAAGTATTAAGTAAGGTAATTAACATTGTAGCAAACCAGAAATTTATGATTACATCAAGTCAAAAATAAGGTTTTTCTTAAATCTGGACACACAATACCTTCCATAAAGTCTGGCCCAAGCAAATATTTGGCTATGTCCGGTGAAATCACCCTACCAAACCATATAATGAACCGAAACGGTCATCATACAAATAAAGGCCCCTAGAATCTAAGCTCTCCCCTGTCAAAGGGAAACTTCTCTCAAAACTCTTTAAGTCATCAGCCTGCACAGATGCCTGAAACATGAAGAAATAATTCATGCGTTTTCAGTTGAACCATATTATTTGTAACATTTCAAGATAAGCAACGTATACCTTCATAAGATATCGATCAAGTCGAATCAAACTAGGATAGCATAATAAAAtgtcaattgaaaaaaattatgcagTAAACCAGAATTTATCAGAGATAACATAACAACTCTGATGTTGCTCAATTACTATAAATTGATGATTGGCCTAGTAACAATACAAATTAACTGCTAAGACAATTTATCGAACAAAATTTACCATATAGCAGATATGAGAAGAGTGCAAGTAATAATTAAAGTGCTTAAAGTACTATTGGCCTACATAGAAGCTAtgagcagaaaaaaaaaaggtttggaATATAAGGTTTAACTTTCCAAGGCAATGAATATAAGGTCTCCACtatttaataagttaaataGAATAAGATGAGAATGAATATTAAGACAGTATGAAAACAGACATGTAAGTATTCATTCTAGTTTTCATATCCaactaaaataattgaatattaaacTTGCCAGTCCAAGTATTATATATTACAAGAGAAGTTTCCAGATTCAGTCGAATGCACTGTTCAAAAATAAACAGGAACAAAAAACCCTCTTGCATTAAATAGTATAAATTCTAGTTACCAGTAATCATGAAATAAAATCGGCAGAAAGCAATGCTATGAGCCTATGACATAAGCTAGAAGTATCAATTATGTGAGTAAATACTAATTCCAAAGAAAATGTCCAGAGTTCAACATACCTTTCACGGTCAAGTGTACCACAAAGAGATTCAAATCGTGGATCACGTACACACTGACATTATTAACGGTTTAGAAACTCAGACTAATATACAGacatataaaatgaaaagaacagtAATCATCAGTTTTAAAATCTAGTGAACAACTAGCAAACATTCACTTCATCTCTAAGATGACCAATGATCAATTCTATAGCAAGCTGAATACATTTGACTTATATATTCTAACTTGAAGGAGAGTGTTATAATTACAGATATCAAAatcatatctttattattagaGGATATCAAATACCCTTCATGTATTGTACTGATTTCTTTctctcaatataaataaatgataagtgtgaaaaatacttgttttcatacttataaatgagctcaaagttgtaattattcatgtgtttcctcattgaaaagttgtaattagAAGTAGGAAAGTTGTGTAATAAATTGTACAGGAATCTATACATTATTTGGAGTGTTGACAGCACTGTCTCGCTAAGCGCATGCCAATTGTTGCTCAACCAAAATGAAGACTTCCGCTTAGCGCACCAGAACTATGCGTTGAGCGAATGGCGTCAGTTGGAGGTGTGCAGTTGAGATTTTCGCTCAGTGCATGCATAgttgtgcgctgagcgaattaattaAAGGAAGTTGGTTTTAAAAGTCGAGACAGAAAGAAATATCGGATCTTCTGACAAACATAGTACGAAAAATACTGGAGAATTTCAGGAGACGATCAAGAGACCACTTCAAGGCATTCAAACAACATTGTATGCAAGGGGTTGCAAAACTGTGTACGTTctagatgactaggagtagcTAATTCTTTCTTTCGTTGGAATTGAATGTAATGAATAACATTTGATGTAATCTTcctgtttaatatatatttgtgttcATATGCTTTTCTTGTTTTACTTGTCATTATACGGGagtatgatatattttatatattcaagTTGTACTGGGAAGTAAATTTGAGTATGAATGTAAGAAAAGCAACCAAAAGGAACGATGCTAGGAATAGTCTCAATTCTTTTGGTCATTTATAAACATCAGATTTTAATGCAAGGGTtatgtttaattacttaaggaattaataattgaacatatatctttagaacttgttttaagggaTTAAACCAAGATACAGTCATGTTAATGTTTGAACGCATATTTTATTGTTCATAAGTTACTGTAATGTTAGTCATGAACTCAATTCCAACGAAGCTTACTTTCaactttaaattcaaattttaatattttgttaatttcatTACTTTTAGTTTACATGAATCAAATTTCCATTGtcattaaattgattttgatgaaCAACTCGATTAGATAACGTAACTCAAATTCCCTTGGGAGACGATATTGGTACTTATTCCCTTTATTACTTGGAatgatttggtatacttgccaaagaGCTATCAATAAACCACACAACATTTCAGTTCAATGTTTCTCTTCATCTTTATAGTTTAACACTTCCAATGAGCACTTCCATGGTAAAAACCATTGCAGTAACTCACTTAACCCATCTCATACCCTAAATCTACAACACACCACCCAAAGTCTTAATAGTGTGTGTCAGCTTAATGCttctatattttaatacttCTAACAATGACTTACATGACTCCAGAGTCCCAATAATGTGTGTTAATGTGTGAGACAATCAAGTAAGCAATTGATGTTCCTAATCTACATAAGCTTGCAAATGGCACTACAAGGTAGTAGCCTAGTATAGTAggtctaaaatattaaaatgttaatcaAGCTACTACAGGGCCTCACTATACTTTGAGGAGTTAAACTAACTACTCAATGAATTCCATGAAAGGCactaacataaatttaaaaaataaataaatagagcATTACACTCTTTACAAGGAACAAATAAATCTTAATCTACCTTGGATGGAGCTTGTATGACCTCTCTAAAAGCAGAAACTGCCTTCTTGCTACTGGCCTCCATAGGCCTAGCCAAACATTAAGGATTTATATCCAAGAGGTTTCATGGACAAAAGAATCAGAAATAAACTCCAATAATTCAATGttttgtttcaatttcttcTGTTTATCCTCTTTTCAAAATGTAAGATATCATCACATTGCACATTTGTAAGTCAATTCCTCCTCACATTGccttctcttccttctctaCCCGCTGTTAAACTACTTTTTAGCAGTTTAAAGCAGAACAAAATtggtccccactaatgtagcatAGGGCAACCAAGATGTCAATCTTAGGACTCAACTAAAATTAAGTTTAAGGTGTAGAGTTAagatcttttattatttactaattatctAAACTAGGTGGGGACAATTAATACGAATGGAActaaaaaggaaagagaaaatcTAAAATCTTTACtgtttaaaagaagaaagaaatatgaaatgaaataaaagaaaagaaaataaaagtctaAACTACCTAAAACAGAAACAGAACCTAATACTAACTGGATCTAATGATATGGAAGGAAATGAAACATGCATGATATAATCTAAAAAACACAAGTGCTAATCAGATTAATCAAATAGCTAAAGAACCTGTAAAATGGAAATGTAAACAGAAGCAGGACTTGATTTAAAAGAACACATTCAACATAATAGGAGTTCtatttaaactaaaactaacctacaaatcattcaacaaatgtaaagaaattaaagaatgaAGCTAAAGATATACACAGAAATGATTTCATGGGTAAATGCACATTGAATTGGATGAAAGTGTGCTAAGAGTGTTCAGGAAGAAATCCTGTTAAGTTTGAAACCCACCTTGGGGTATTCTTGTTCAATTTTCAGAACATGTTTTGACTCTTTCCACTTATTCATTCAATCAATGTTCATAAAACCTATTCTACACTACAATCTCCAAAATTCTTAACAAAAACCAAAATATGCAGAACAATACCTAAACTCTAACCATtacaatcaaaatcaaaataaaatgacCTAAGCTACTTTCAATCAAAACAATGGATTCTAATAGCAACTACTTAAAGAATTATATACTCCATCAATTCATAAAAGTACCTAAAATTACATCAAAGTAAATGCCAAAACATAAAAGCAATGcatgaaaattagaattaacaTCACCTTCTCTCTGGGTAAGTGGCACACGAGCACAAGCCAAGTTTCTTCCTCCCTcgttctcttctttctttctcgCGTTCTCTGGAACCCTTGCTGCTGGGTTTtccttctcttccaaatgtGACGCGCCGTCTGGACCCCCTTCAAAGGCAGCAAAGTCATTTGCCAAAACGCACAGGTTCAATTAAACGCAGGCCCAAACTCAAAATCAGCCCATTTCCAGCGGCCACTTAATCAGCccaatttttttatagattcAGCCCTGCAGCTCAATAGATTCAATTTAATCAGCCCAATTTTTCAATGTAGAGCCCAATTTAATCAGAAGAGAAATTCATCGTCGCTGTGATGGGTGAGTTAAGTTATGGCTCCTGTTTGAAAATGAGGTATGATTGTGTTTCTTTCTCGTGCACAACGAATCACACATAACGCAATTTGTAGGTAAGGTTCACGGATCGCTTGCACGTGCCGGCAAAGTCAGAGGCCAAACCCCAAAGTAGCTAAACAGGACAAAAAGAAGAAGCCTCGTGGACGCGCCCACGAGAGGATGCAGTACAATCGCCGATTCGTCACCGCCGGTATTTTCTCAAACCCTAATTTTCGCTTCAATTCCCATTTCGTACTATTGAGTGATATGAAGTGTGTTACGAAAGTAGAAGATGGATAATTGTGCGGTCTCTGACGAGGGGTTCGGTTTATGTTGTTGTAGTGGTGGGATTTGGCAAGAAGAGGGGTCCCAACTCGTCTGAGAAGTGAGGTTGAGGCTTGAAGAATATGTGACTACTTTCTTATTTGATTTatctttgttttcctttttgttttatgtttttttatcatgttGTGTGAACGGTTCTATTGCTAGCTTATCAAACATCAAGCCAGATTTTTCgtatacaattttaatattattgctCCTTCATGCTGGAAGGAAATCAGTGCTTTTGGGTTGGGCTTTAGCAATCAATCACATTGATGCTCTACAACGAAAGCCTTTGAACTTGCATTGCCTGGTAATTTCTCTGCCTTAAGATTTTTGCACCAATGTGGTAAAAAGTTTGAGAATTTTTAACAAGGTGGAATTTGATATCATCTGTTACATGGTAGATAATGGAGTAACCCTATAATTAGAGTAAAAACCCGAGAATTATGATCGATATTTCTCATATAACTGAAGCCTCTGCTATATTATTTCTCATATCTAGTTCAAATCCATAGTAATTTGGATTTTCAGCTTTCCACATCCTCAACCTTGACGATGCTCGGTCTTGTTTATagaatcttttttttttcatagaaaTACCACTCAATTTTCATATGAATActtatagtttatttatatgaatACTTGTAGTGACAGCGAGACACAGCACAAATGTTAGGAACATATTCACGCATAAGGTATGTGCTTGAGCACCTCTGTTCCATGTTGGAACTGACACAAGTCCAAGCCATTATCACCAAAGCAGGCTTTCAAACCCATACTCCTTTCATTGATAGGTTAATATTCTTCTCCGCACTTTCTCCTACGGGAGACCTCTCCCATGCTCATTCCCTCTTCCTACAAACTTCTATGAACAACTCCTTCCTTTGCAACACTATGATTCGAGCCTTTGCCAAGTCTTCCTTCCCTCTTCAAGCTCTATACATATACAGCCACATGCAGACCTCAGATGTTGTATCTGACCATTTCACCTACAACTTTGTGCTCAAGGCTTGCTCTAGAGCATACAAGTTTGTCCAAGAATTTGGTGAGTGCGATGAGATCACTATTGTTTCCAAAGGGGGTGAAGTTCACTGTACTGTTATCAAACTGGGGTTTGATCAAGACCCCTCAATTCAGAACTCTTTGCTCTATATGTACTCTCAATGTGGATTGGTCCATGTTGCCCAACACTTGTTTGATGAAATCAGTAACAGAAGTTTGGTTTCTTGGAATATCATGATATCGGCATACCATCGTGTCAACAATTCTAAGTCAGCTGATTACCTTCTTGAATCAATGCCACTCAAGAATGTTGTTTCATGGAACACTGTCATTGGAAGGTACATCAGGTCAGGTGATATTGAGGGTGCAAGAAGGGTGTTCCAAGTTATGCCCGAGAGGGATGTTGTGTCCTGGAATTCTATGATTGCTGGTTTTGTGTCCGTTAAGGATTATGCAGGAGCATTGACACTGTTTTCTGAGATGCAAAACGCTAAAATAAGACCCACCGAAGTGACGTTTATTTCAGTTCTGGGTGCCTGTGCCGAAACTGGTGCACTAGAAATGGGAAGCAAAATACACGAGTCTCTCAAAGCGTCTGAGCATAAGATTGAAGGGTATTTGGGAAACGCCCTTCTGAATATGTATTCTAAATGTGGAAATTTGAGTTCAGCTTGGGAGGTATTTAGAGGGATGGGGATAAAAACTACGAGTTGTTGGAATGCTATGATTGTTGGTTTGGCTGTCCACGGTTACTGTGAGGAAGCTCTGACGTTGTTTTCAGAGATGGAATGCGGGCTTGGTACTGTTAGGCCGAATCGAGTAACATTTATTGGTGTTTTGATTGCTTGTAGTCATAAGGGTTGGGTAGATAAAGCAAGATGGTATTTTGATCATatggtgaagtataaaattgTGCCCGAAATCAAGCATTATGGTTGCATGATTGATCTTTTTAGTAGATTTGGTTTGCTGGAAGAGGCACATCAGATGATCAGGACTTCTCCTTTCCAAAATAGATCCATTTTATGGAGAACGTTGCTGGGTGCTTGTAGGACACAAGGGAACATGGAGCTGGCTAAGGTGTCATTCCTACAACTTGCCAAATTGAAAAGTCTATCAGACGGAGATTATGTGTTGTTATCTAACATTTATGCTGAAGCTGAGAGATGGGATGAGGTTGAGCGATTAAGGAGTGAAATGATTGACTTGCATGTCTCTAAGCAAGTTGGACACAGCCAAATTGATATGACTGAATGTGATAAGCTTTcctaaataaactatttaacCCCTTTTTTATACTGGATATTTCTTAGCTTTCTCgtagttataatatttttttaatagaattgTAGTGCTAAAGCATCATAGTGTTAATTGACATCTTAACTATGTTGATgccacaattagcaaaaatcaTCTGCTGCTGCCCAATCTATAaaataaaggagaaaaaaaatgggAGACTAAACCAAAACCAACTAGAAAGACTTATAACAAGGAAGTTGAAGTctatttctgaaaaaataataatttaaaaagaaggtACGTTATCTCAACATGTACGGCACTGCAAACTAATTCCAAAATTTGTTAGATGATGATATTTATAggttattattattcaattggTATATTTTGGGTTATAAAAGTGTATTTCTCTTTACAAAGAGGAAGGAATGAAAAAGAtcaatatttatcttttagcttCTTCATAGCTTTAATGGCAGTTTGAGATATTTTAGAGCAGTGTAGCTTTTAGCTTCCTAACAAAACCCATGTGGATTTTGGCGTTCAGTGATATCATATTATCCTTTATTGTTCTGGATAAATAAGAAAGAATATCCTGAACACCATTTGAAGTTGTGTACTTAGAATAATTGGTACTCTTCAAATAACCTGTGTGTTTgtagtaattatttttcatgatataattcaagaaatggTGAGACTGAGAAACTATTCTTTCGATTCAATTTGGAGGAAAAGTTGATGTGTTGTTGCATTATGCtggtgttttttttaaaataatttgtagcCAGATTTATTTGGTAATAAAggatattcattttactatgTCTAGGTCAAACAGAATATGTATTGTTGGATTTGAATACATGTATTTAAAGAACTAGTGTGTTCCCTCAATTATATGCAGGCTGACCAGAAAGATAGTTCCTTAGGGAAGCTTGAGAGAAGATAAATGGAAGAATATAACAAGAGCAGCATAAAGAAGGCAAGGCTGAACTCGTTGCTGACAAACTTGCTAGATGACCCTATACTTTCTGATGTTCCCAAGAACCCAACTTTGGCAGATGTTGACACTCTCATTAGCCTTGAATTGGGTAGTGCCATGCGCATTTCTGTCTTGAAATTGGATGGGTCTACTCTTGGTAATATTCACATTACtaataagttttgaaaattttaaatgacgTGTTTAAAGTTCTGATTCACTAGTTATTTTGGTGGTATAAGACGTGATCGTGATGAATTCAGCAACAGTCAAGGATTTGAAACTTGCCATCAAGAGGAAGGTAAATGACATGGAACAATCTGGCATGGGTCACCGCCACATTTCTTGGTGAGTTACAGTCTTCCTTTTCTCTCTAGTCCACAATCATTTCTCCTTTctcaaaatgataaaaatagttAGTGAACTTCTTTACTGTATTCCAGAAGTTATTGCTCATAGCAATATCGCTTTAGTCATTGTGAGTAATTTTGTTAACAATGGTGTAATATTTGATTAGATTGCAAAAGTTCATCTTAGGAAATCCTGATTTTGTGTCCCtctatttaaaaaacttatgCATTTGCAGGAAACATGTATGGGCAAATTATTGTTTGTCATACCATAACAACAAGCTCCTAGATGATAATGATGCACTCCAAAATTTTGGTGTACGAAATAATTCTCAGGTATGTTCTTTGCATTATTCTGtgttcaaatttattttgtatctCTTCTCTCCTaacttctttatattttctttttccaatatATGAATTTAAGTATTACATATCCTTAAAAGACTCGTTCTTTCtgttgcatttttttattatgctgATTCTCATTATGTTTATGTTCAAATCAGTCTTAAGAAAAGCTTTGATAAccttttttttgtgtgaaaaaTGATACGGTTTCCTTGCATCCTACTTTTTTGCATTATGTTAGTTTTTGGTGCATGCCATTTCATATAGAAATATTTGCTTAGTTTGTCCTACCCATTCTTTTTATGAATGTAGAATTTGACTACAAGAAGTTTCTGTTTATGCAgctctttttgttttttgtattgtTATTTCTTTGTTGAAAgttatttacaaaaattcctTTGCTTTTCATCCCTTGTCCACTAATTGGATGATATCTTTAACAGTGTAATTTAATGGTAATTTATTCCTGTATAGGTTCAATTTGCACCCTTTGTCATGACAAAACAATCACGGAGGCATTCGAAGAGGAGAAAACACCGTTTTTTTCATGGCCTTAATAAGCGTTCCTGATCAAACAAGGCCATGTTCTAAAATGACTTCATATAATTGTACCTAACGTCCATCCAAatcatttttcaatcttttgcAAACAATTcgaaaatatgtaaataaagtTACCCAAAAAACATCATTGGCTTATCTGTTGTTGATGTTGGTAAGTAGGTGATCTGTCCCAGTACAAGTACAAGTAATcagtgttttattttgttaaagtaattaacttttttattattgcaACTTTTCAGAGTTATTGTTTTAGTTTgcttttaatgaatttaatgtCATAATTATCCCATTTTCCATACATCAGTAAGGAATATCCCATTTTCTTAAGTTCCAATGAATCTGCAGAGAAGTAATCGCCGCATCAGCATTGATAGAACAGCTTCAATGCTTCTCCAGCATGTTCAAAGCTTCATATCATATCCTCTAAAGATAAAATCTTCGGCAAATCCTCTTTGCTAGTCTATAGTAGTTTTGTTTGTCCCAAGTTTATTgaggaaataaaaagaaaatttcatttCATAGTTGTCAAGGGAACCTAAGACATTCTTATTGGATTGGGCCTGACAAATGACAAATGGAAACAGAATAGGCCATGTACTGCACTGCCATTGTCAATGATCTTTTTCTCCTCAAAATATTTAAGACGGTTCTTACTCTAGATATGTATGGgagatttattttctttgtatataCTTAATTTACAACACTATTAGCAACCACCTTAATTTGTAATTGTTCCTTTTTCTATACTAATATAGTATTTACAATAGTGAGAATCTTCCGATAAAGTAAGGGGAACAGTatgattttttcaaacaaatatctTATCACATAAATCTTGATGTTGCAATAATGGTCAGACAACTGAGGAACCTCGAGCTAGCTGAAATGGTCACAACACTCTTTTAGAAAGTTAAGAAAGTTAAGGGCATCACTATGAGTTAgacctgaaaaaaaaaaccaacctCTTCTGAcctaaatttgaagaaaatttgagtGCACAGTAATGTTTATAGATTcctaagaatattttaattttagtttcagtaagatgattttttttaaatccatttttaatcttaataaaacCATAGTTCATTGTGAAGTTATTATTAAAAAGCTGGCTTTTTTTATATTGCAAGTTCAgtatatttactttatttatttaaaactaaaataaaagtattttagaaagaaaagctTAAccatatatgaatatatatatatatatatatatatatatatatgaatgttttacgtaaaattttacattatagACATTTTGTCCTTCTTGAAACTAAGTAAAAAAGTAAAGTGAAATTTATCTAAAACATTGATATAAActaaatgttgaaaaaaaaaactaaataattatcctaaacaaaagaaaaaactagtGCAAATGGTGATCCCTATATAAGAGGTACTCACAAAAGTTCCCATATTGTAAGAGCAAATGCAAACCGAATGACAAACATAAAAATACGACACAAATGAcaagaaaaataagattattattatatatatatatatagtaaattattttatctttttatcgtaattaaataatttaatttccaCCATAGATAATTCAATCTCTTGTTATGAcattcaaacaaattttcacataaaaattaatataacacaagaaaagataagaaaatatgtaaattaaattattgaaaccCAATTTTGGATTTAACCCTCCATATTAGCCAGTGagattcaataataataataataataataataataataatattattattattaaaaactgtaattgtaattaaatttaatctttgttaactatatattttattctatcctAGTTTATGCCtgctttttttttaactaatactaccaatatataaatattctgTAAAGAGTCAAATCCTTGTTTTAgctaaaacaataataaattcatttttttcgtacaattttgttttttataaattgtaattgCATCTATCAtcactaaatttttaaatttaatctgacTTTTTTAAGTAATCACTTATTTAAGGAATAGATGgaatttgattatattaaaataacaaaaatttacttattttaaaaataagcatatcagataaatacataaaaaaaagcttaaatttgttttttaatatgatatcaaattCTTAACactaaatgatttttttttagaaataacaTTATTCATTACTAAATCATACAATAAGATTCagcaataaaatataaaaatgttatccaaataaatatgttaatattttctataaaacgGGTGATATATTAActgtgaaaaaaaatcaaatttatatattaactgcggaaaaaatcaaatttaatatataattaaaattttataagaatcaaaacaagaaattaacaaaaacatatggataaaaaaattatgaaattctaaaataattgaaaacgtGACAGTAAAATTTGCTCAGACTCtgaaaataatacttaattttatGTTTGGATAAGAGAATTCTTTACAATTCTTTAAACAAatcattgaatttttatttgaaaataaaattaaaacatattttatttatttgtaaaataactgaaattttcttttaagataaaattctattttaaaaacttaaaataatattagttaaatttgaatattcaaataatgattaatattttctttaatgtatatgtatgtatagagaaagtaagaaattttaatttttttaagtgaattttaaattttattgttttaattatttaaagtattatcttaaaattctttaattttaatttattcattcaaATAACTCATTTTACtctatacaattttaaattcataaaaatacaattttttttaattatctcattcaaataaactataaatattttttaatatgaaaaatgaataaGGAATTCTAATGAAATAAAGATAAGCGTGAAGAacttttcttttagaaaatttgCGACTTTTAACCCAGATATTAAATAAAgttacatttaaataaatattataacttgGTCAAACTTTAActaaatttttcttaaataaatattttttaaacaacaaattatttaaaaagtagaTAGACTtctattcattaaaaaaaatggcttatttttaaaataagtagatTGGACAAACATACAAAGAATAAAAtctgattattttattaaaaaaaacacacaaacaaaatCAT harbors:
- the LOC108334757 gene encoding pentatricopeptide repeat-containing protein At4g18840 isoform X2; amino-acid sequence: MLGTYSRIRLIFFSALSPTGDLSHAHSLFLQTSMNNSFLCNTMIRAFAKSSFPLQALYIYSHMQTSDVVSDHFTYNFVLKACSRAYKFVQEFGECDEITIVSKGGEVHCTVIKLGFDQDPSIQNSLLYMYSQCGLVHVAQHLFDEISNRSLVSWNIMISAYHRVNNSKSADYLLESMPLKNVVSWNTVIGRYIRSGDIEGARRVFQVMPERDVVSWNSMIAGFVSVKDYAGALTLFSEMQNAKIRPTEVTFISVLGACAETGALEMGSKIHESLKASEHKIEGYLGNALLNMYSKCGNLSSAWEVFRGMGIKTTSCWNAMIVGLAVHGYCEEALTLFSEMECGLGTVRPNRVTFIGVLIACSHKGWVDKARWYFDHMVKYKIVPEIKHYGCMIDLFSRFGLLEEAHQMIRTSPFQNRSILWRTLLGACRTQGNMELAKCVPSIICRLTRKIVP
- the LOC108335097 gene encoding U11/U12 small nuclear ribonucleoprotein 25 kDa protein, whose translation is MEEYNKSSIKKARLNSLLTNLLDDPILSDVPKNPTLADVDTLISLELGSAMRISVLKLDGSTLDVIVMNSATVKDLKLAIKRKVNDMEQSGMGHRHISWKHVWANYCLSYHNNKLLDDNDALQNFGVRNNSQVQFAPFVMTKQSRRHSKRRKHRFFHGLNKRS
- the LOC108334757 gene encoding pentatricopeptide repeat-containing protein At5g15300 isoform X1; this translates as MLGTYSRIRYVLEHLCSMLELTQVQAIITKAGFQTHTPFIDRLIFFSALSPTGDLSHAHSLFLQTSMNNSFLCNTMIRAFAKSSFPLQALYIYSHMQTSDVVSDHFTYNFVLKACSRAYKFVQEFGECDEITIVSKGGEVHCTVIKLGFDQDPSIQNSLLYMYSQCGLVHVAQHLFDEISNRSLVSWNIMISAYHRVNNSKSADYLLESMPLKNVVSWNTVIGRYIRSGDIEGARRVFQVMPERDVVSWNSMIAGFVSVKDYAGALTLFSEMQNAKIRPTEVTFISVLGACAETGALEMGSKIHESLKASEHKIEGYLGNALLNMYSKCGNLSSAWEVFRGMGIKTTSCWNAMIVGLAVHGYCEEALTLFSEMECGLGTVRPNRVTFIGVLIACSHKGWVDKARWYFDHMVKYKIVPEIKHYGCMIDLFSRFGLLEEAHQMIRTSPFQNRSILWRTLLGACRTQGNMELAKVSFLQLAKLKSLSDGDYVLLSNIYAEAERWDEVERLRSEMIDLHVSKQVGHSQIDMTECDKLS